ACGCGACCTCCCCGAGGACCTCATCAAGGCCGTCTCCCAACTCGAACGCAGCAAAATGAGCCATCGCCTTCGGCTGGCGCTGGCCAAAAACCCCGGCACTCCAAACCCGGTGGTCCTCGCCATCCTGCCGCAACTCCACCTCTTCGAACTGCTCGATCTCTGCCTTCTCCCCGGCATCACCCCCGACCAACGCTACTCCGCCGAGCGGCAAATCCACCAGCGGCTGGCGAATACGCCGCTCGGCAACAAGGTGATCCTGGCCCGCCGCGGAACGGCGTCCCTGGTCGGTGAACTGCTCAAGGGGGGGGAACTGCAAGTGCTGGAAGCCTCTCTCGACAACCCTCGGCTAAAGGAGGTTTCTCTGCTGCAGTTTCTCGGCGGGCCCAAAGCCGACGCCGAGACGATTTCGATGATCGCCCGCCATCCCCGTTGGCACAACCGCCCGAATCTGCGGCTTGCCATCCTCAAAAATCGCAGGACACCTGCCATCTGGTTTACACTCTTCCTGCCCCGCCTCGTCACCACGGACCTCCACAACCTTGTCTCCTCGCGCAGACTCGACCCGAGCCAGAAAATGCAGGTGGAGGAAGAGTTGAAGAAACGCCGGCACGGCTGAGCAAGAAAAAAGGCGGCCCGATTGGCCGCCTTTCCGTTCGCCCCGAACGTCATCCCCTAGCTGCCGGAAGCATTCACTATGCGAACAAAGCGTCGATAAGGTCAAAGTCGAAACGTTTTTCCGCCAGGGTCTGAATCAGGGCGATCTTTTCGTTGTCTTCGGCAGTGAGTTTGGAAACGTCTTCGGAAACATCCAGAAAAATTTCGGTCGTCGTGCGTTCGGTGCGCATATAGGGGATGTTGCTGCGGTCGAGAATCTTCTGGGTAATATTGGACAGGGGCGCAACTCCGGGGATGATCAGTCCAACGATTTTCGAACGGTATTCGGGCAGAGTGTACAGGTTGGCCAGGGTCACCAGCAACTCATCGCGCGAACTGGTCACCAGGAGCAAGGTTGATTCCTGCAATATTTCAACCACCCGCTGGGTGGAAGCAGCGCCAATCTGGACGTGGTGAACGATACGCATGTCCTCCTCGCTGTTACCTCGAATGGGGAGCCCCAGCACGCTGGAAATTCGGCGCAAGGTCGGATTGGCGAGGATAGGCTGATAGTTGAAGCCACCGATGACCTTGATGCCGCTATTCCGAAAAGCCAGATTCAGGTAATGGAGGGTTTCCTCGCGTTTTTCCGGCATGATCTTGTTGGCCACGATCGCCCTGATCTCTGCCCCTTTCTGATGGAACAGGGCGGCGTTCATACCGACCGAGTCGACCACGTTGCCGATGCCGCCGCCAGTGACCATCATTACCGGTGCATCAACCATCCGGGCGATATGCGCATTGCTCATGCCGAGGACGGTGCCGACGCCACTGTGTCCCGCTCCCTCGACAATAAGAAAATCACATTCCCTGTCCAGCACCTCGACCGCCTTCAGGACCTTCTGCTCGAAATCGGCCGTTGAAATCTCCCCCTCCAGCACCTTTTTGGTGGTTCCTGGCTGCAACACCACCGGCGACATGTATTCAAGGTACTTTTCGAGCCCGTACACCTGGGCCATGAGAGCCGCGTCCTTGTCGACCAGTCGCCCATTCAACGTCGCCAATTTCGGGCCGATCGGCTTGATGAAGCCTATCCTGTCGTATTTCCTGCGGGCAAGGTGCAGCAGTGAGAGACTGGTCGTAGTCTTGCCGCTGTTCTGTCCCGTCGCCGCCACGAATATTCTTTTGGCCATCTTTTTCTCCGCCACTCCTTGGATGTCCAGCAATCCGGCCTGCTCAACACAGTAACACCTTGCTTATCACTCGTAAAATGTATACGCATTAATTATCAACAGAAAAAGCCGCCTGCTGACATTTTATCAGCGAAGCGGCCCAAGCTGTACCCACAACTCCAAATTCATTTCATTCAGTCGCCACCACAAAGCTGTTGGGATATCCGTTGACCTCGAAACTGAGCCTGGCCACTTCGGCGGCTTCGATGGTCGGGTAGCGGCCAGCCCGCACCCGATAGAAAAGCTTGCCGCCGACCCACCCTTCCTGAACACCGGCGTAGCCGTAACGCGCCTGCAACTGGGCCGAAAGACGACGTGCATTGTCCTGCACGGTAAAGGCACCGACCTGGACGCTATAGCTATCGACGGTATAGCTCTTGGGCTGGCGATAGGCGACGTGGCCGGCAGAGCTCGTCTCCTGGTAACCAAGAGCCTCGATGCGGACCGGCGCCGTGCCTGGTCCGACGACCCCCAGGGCATTGGCGGCCGAGTAGGAAAGATCGATGATGCGCCCCCTGATAAAGGGTCCGCGGTCGTTGACGCGCACCACCGTCTCC
Above is a window of Desulfuromonadales bacterium DNA encoding:
- a CDS encoding septal ring lytic transglycosylase RlpA family protein encodes the protein MRNRYIFLILVFLLLGACSRPAYRSRVIDTPETKGLKGWEKPYEVNGERYEPMRRSEAEHVRFVEEGIASWYGKDFHGKYTSNGEIYDMYGMTAAHKTLPLGVSVKVTNQANGRETVVRVNDRGPFIRGRIIDLSYSAANALGVVGPGTAPVRIEALGYQETSSAGHVAYRQPKSYTVDSYSVQVGAFTVQDNARRLSAQLQARYGYAGVQEGWVGGKLFYRVRAGRYPTIEAAEVARLSFEVNGYPNSFVVATE
- a CDS encoding AAA family ATPase, which gives rise to MAKRIFVAATGQNSGKTTTSLSLLHLARRKYDRIGFIKPIGPKLATLNGRLVDKDAALMAQVYGLEKYLEYMSPVVLQPGTTKKVLEGEISTADFEQKVLKAVEVLDRECDFLIVEGAGHSGVGTVLGMSNAHIARMVDAPVMMVTGGGIGNVVDSVGMNAALFHQKGAEIRAIVANKIMPEKREETLHYLNLAFRNSGIKVIGGFNYQPILANPTLRRISSVLGLPIRGNSEEDMRIVHHVQIGAASTQRVVEILQESTLLLVTSSRDELLVTLANLYTLPEYRSKIVGLIIPGVAPLSNITQKILDRSNIPYMRTERTTTEIFLDVSEDVSKLTAEDNEKIALIQTLAEKRFDFDLIDALFA